A genomic segment from Chitinophaga flava encodes:
- a CDS encoding AAA family ATPase has translation MKKVVVIGPESTGKSTLSAKLAEHFHTVWTPEYAREYLEELSRPYEQQDLLTIAEGQLRLEHERAARANQVLICDTDLYVIKVWSEHKYQECDPRILKEIASQQCDHYLLTYIDLPWEEDPQREYPDPEMRTYFYQVYRDIVMQSGVTWTDIRGSYQQRETQAIEAVTRLLQS, from the coding sequence ATGAAAAAAGTAGTAGTCATAGGGCCTGAGTCTACAGGCAAAAGCACCCTCAGCGCAAAACTTGCGGAACATTTTCATACAGTATGGACACCGGAATACGCCCGTGAATACCTGGAGGAACTGTCACGCCCCTACGAACAGCAGGATCTGCTGACGATTGCCGAAGGGCAGCTCCGGCTGGAACATGAACGGGCCGCCAGAGCCAATCAGGTGCTGATCTGTGATACCGATCTGTATGTGATAAAAGTGTGGAGTGAACATAAATATCAGGAATGCGATCCCCGCATCCTGAAGGAAATAGCATCACAGCAATGCGATCATTATCTGCTTACCTATATAGACCTGCCTTGGGAAGAAGATCCCCAGCGCGAATATCCTGATCCGGAGATGAGGACCTATTTCTATCAGGTATACAGGGATATCGTGATGCAGTCCGGGGTAACCTGGACGGATATACGAGGTAGTTATCAGCAAAGGGAAACGCAGGCTATTGAAGCGGTAACGCGGTTGCTACAATCGTAG
- the pnuC gene encoding nicotinamide riboside transporter PnuC, producing the protein MNDIIAGLQNSFHEMTWLEAIAVLFAVLSVIFQKKNNILVYPTGIISTGIYTYLLSREHFKLYADATLNAYYLVMSIYGWVYWARQGPAKPAVKISRSTPREMTMAIFIALTGWAVFYILLANFSDSNVPVMDAFISATACGGMWLLAKRKLENWILLNISNFVAVPLLFYKHLYLTAFLTIFLFIIAIFGYLSWRKAVLEQEITQS; encoded by the coding sequence ATGAATGATATCATAGCGGGTTTGCAAAACAGCTTTCATGAAATGACATGGCTGGAAGCTATTGCAGTGTTATTTGCCGTATTGTCGGTCATCTTCCAGAAAAAAAACAATATTCTCGTATATCCTACCGGTATCATCAGTACCGGTATTTATACCTATCTCCTGTCCAGAGAACACTTTAAACTCTATGCAGACGCTACGCTCAATGCCTATTACCTGGTGATGAGTATTTATGGATGGGTATACTGGGCCCGGCAAGGCCCGGCCAAACCAGCGGTGAAGATCAGCCGGAGCACTCCACGGGAGATGACCATGGCGATCTTCATCGCCCTGACGGGATGGGCTGTTTTTTATATACTGTTGGCCAATTTCTCCGATTCCAATGTGCCGGTGATGGATGCCTTCATTTCTGCTACGGCCTGCGGTGGCATGTGGCTGCTGGCCAAAAGAAAACTGGAAAACTGGATACTACTCAACATATCCAACTTTGTAGCGGTACCGCTGTTGTTTTACAAGCATCTGTACCTCACCGCTTTCCTGACCATCTTTTTGTTTATCATCGCTATCTTCGGATATCTCAGCTGGCGTAAGGCAGTGCTGGAACAGGAAATAACGCAGTCATGA
- a CDS encoding PNGase F N-terminal domain-containing protein: MKGLLVLLTGLAIAAQPVQAQKKKNIDSSAAIITYGMRSNGKEFGNGLQLIIDHNRAHIIPGGPAPKEQQYLDLTEKNTYQVLGTPNGNIYTLKKPFGEYTQAELLPGTDTILGHVCKKARLFIRSNTIEVWYTDKLALKGTPNLTIAPGLGLVLKIVRNGNSETFAKQITYRKITPAELAWPSQFGQQVDDAAYMREVIDSRYTTLPVFEQEQISWGNNNTNPADDQTGLTYHYAGGTVILKKVKLPAAKKGETMFAELVQYSNGDAYDRTGSVFMIPTDKASSFLDGLRKGAAALPLFTARNGKQYQGMVATDNYQPALEILRFFTPFGVHHFNDQVKIKGYHWADSVMYKQDITELQHRLQGEVWLGVYIGNYDKGGHKVSLRFKYYPGDGEDENTSTPNWSLPIFNTTNLMEMAGQEYPSLFDKDSLTVTVNIPEGIRNLQLRYITTGHGGWGGGDEFNPKQNEIFADGKRVYHFIPWRTDCGTYRLSNPASGNFGNGLSSSDLSRSNWCPGTLTSPVFISLPDMTPGVHTIRVAIPQGAPAGTSQSFWDVSGTLIGTLKK, from the coding sequence ATGAAAGGATTACTGGTTTTGTTGACCGGACTGGCCATAGCTGCCCAGCCGGTACAGGCACAAAAAAAGAAGAACATCGACAGCAGCGCTGCCATTATCACCTACGGGATGCGCAGCAACGGAAAAGAATTCGGTAACGGACTGCAACTGATCATCGACCACAACAGGGCACATATCATTCCCGGAGGCCCCGCTCCCAAAGAACAACAATACCTCGACCTGACCGAAAAAAATACCTATCAGGTGCTTGGCACTCCTAACGGGAACATCTACACGCTAAAGAAACCTTTTGGAGAATATACACAGGCCGAACTGCTGCCCGGTACCGACACCATCCTGGGCCATGTATGCAAAAAAGCCCGCCTCTTTATCCGCTCCAACACCATCGAAGTTTGGTACACCGATAAACTGGCCCTCAAAGGAACACCCAATCTTACCATCGCACCCGGACTGGGCCTGGTTCTCAAAATAGTACGCAACGGCAACAGCGAAACCTTCGCCAAACAGATCACTTACCGCAAAATTACACCAGCAGAACTGGCCTGGCCTTCCCAATTCGGACAACAAGTAGACGATGCCGCCTATATGCGCGAAGTCATCGACAGCCGCTACACCACCCTGCCGGTGTTTGAACAGGAACAGATCAGCTGGGGCAATAACAACACTAATCCTGCTGATGACCAGACCGGCCTCACCTACCACTATGCCGGTGGTACCGTGATCCTCAAAAAGGTAAAACTGCCAGCCGCTAAAAAGGGAGAAACCATGTTTGCTGAACTGGTGCAATACTCTAACGGTGACGCCTATGACCGTACCGGCTCTGTATTCATGATCCCTACCGACAAAGCATCTTCCTTCCTGGACGGCCTCCGTAAAGGCGCTGCTGCATTGCCATTGTTTACCGCCAGAAACGGTAAACAATATCAGGGCATGGTGGCAACAGACAACTATCAGCCTGCGCTGGAAATACTCCGCTTTTTCACCCCATTTGGTGTACATCATTTCAACGATCAGGTGAAAATCAAAGGTTATCACTGGGCTGATTCCGTGATGTACAAACAGGATATCACCGAACTGCAACACAGATTACAAGGAGAAGTATGGCTGGGCGTATACATCGGTAACTACGACAAAGGCGGCCATAAAGTAAGCCTCCGCTTTAAATACTATCCCGGCGATGGGGAAGATGAAAACACATCCACACCCAACTGGAGCCTCCCCATCTTCAACACTACCAACCTGATGGAGATGGCCGGACAGGAATATCCTTCTCTCTTTGATAAGGATTCCCTGACCGTAACTGTTAATATCCCTGAAGGTATCCGTAATCTGCAACTGCGTTATATCACCACCGGCCACGGCGGCTGGGGCGGCGGCGATGAATTTAATCCCAAGCAGAATGAAATATTTGCGGACGGAAAAAGGGTGTATCATTTCATTCCATGGCGCACTGACTGTGGAACTTACCGCCTGTCTAATCCTGCATCCGGCAACTTTGGTAACGGACTGTCTTCTTCAGACCTGAGCCGTTCCAACTGGTGCCCTGGTACGCTGACATCACCAGTATTTATTTCACTGCCAGACATGACGCCGGGAGTGCACACCATCCGCGTGGCCATTCCGCAGGGCGCTCCAGCCGGCACCAGCCAGAGTTTCTGGGATGTGTCCGGAACACTGATCGGTACATTGAAAAAATAA
- a CDS encoding NifU family protein has translation MIKTGNPIISIYTEMTPNPETMKFVANKLLYPGKSIDFPDEASAKPSPLAMELFSFPFIRGVFIMANFITLTKTSETDWNDIIPTVKAFLKEYLEDNRPVINEDEVVVTKSTASNAVSADDSDVVKRIKELLENYVKPAVEMDGGAIQFKGYDAGTVTLMLQGSCSGCPSSMITLKSGIEGMMKRMIPEVKEVVAEAE, from the coding sequence ATGATTAAAACAGGAAATCCGATCATCAGCATATATACAGAAATGACACCCAATCCGGAAACAATGAAGTTTGTGGCTAACAAACTGTTGTATCCGGGCAAAAGCATTGATTTTCCGGATGAAGCCAGCGCAAAACCATCACCCCTGGCGATGGAATTGTTCAGCTTCCCTTTCATCAGGGGAGTATTCATCATGGCTAACTTCATTACGCTTACTAAAACCAGTGAAACAGACTGGAACGATATAATCCCTACGGTAAAAGCCTTCCTGAAGGAGTACCTGGAGGATAACCGCCCTGTTATCAACGAAGACGAAGTGGTAGTGACCAAATCCACCGCCAGCAACGCCGTAAGTGCTGATGACAGCGACGTAGTAAAAAGAATTAAGGAACTGCTGGAAAACTATGTGAAACCTGCGGTAGAAATGGATGGCGGTGCCATTCAGTTCAAAGGCTATGATGCCGGTACGGTTACACTGATGTTGCAGGGTTCCTGCTCAGGCTGCCCGTCTTCCATGATTACGCTGAAATCCGGTATTGAAGGGATGATGAAACGTATGATCCCTGAAGTGAAGGAAGTAGTGGCAGAAGCAGAATAG
- a CDS encoding ferritin yields the protein MLLKELSAKIEAALNQQVEMEAASSQYYLAMASWSEVQGYNGVAQFLYRHSDEERVHMLKLLKFINERGGHGIVPALKQPSLKFKDLHNIFDQVYTHELKVSKEINHLVDLSLHEKDYATHNFMQWYVTEQIEEERMARHILDKLKIIGEDKGGLYSFDRDLAIFNTVDGR from the coding sequence ATGTTATTGAAAGAACTCTCCGCAAAAATTGAAGCTGCCCTGAACCAGCAAGTAGAAATGGAAGCCGCCTCCTCTCAGTATTACCTCGCTATGGCCTCCTGGTCCGAAGTACAAGGCTATAACGGCGTTGCTCAGTTTCTTTACCGGCATTCTGATGAAGAAAGAGTGCATATGCTGAAACTGTTAAAATTCATCAATGAAAGAGGCGGACACGGCATTGTCCCCGCATTAAAACAACCCAGCCTGAAATTCAAAGACTTACATAATATTTTTGATCAGGTATATACCCACGAACTGAAAGTTTCCAAAGAAATCAACCACCTGGTAGACCTCTCCCTGCATGAAAAAGACTACGCGACCCACAATTTTATGCAGTGGTATGTGACCGAACAGATCGAAGAAGAGCGCATGGCCCGTCATATCCTCGACAAACTGAAGATCATCGGTGAAGACAAAGGCGGCCTCTATAGCTTTGATCGGGACCTGGCCATTTTTAATACTGTCGATGGCCGATAA
- a CDS encoding methylglyoxal synthase — protein MQTTKTLKARKRIALIAHDHKKAELIEWATYNKTVLSRHELYATGTTGKLIEEALDVSVRKLLSGPLGGDQQIGALVAEGALDVIIFFWDPMEALPHDPDIKALLRLGVVWNIPVACNRASADFLLTSPLMHQDYEVILPDYSQYMQRKI, from the coding sequence ATGCAGACAACAAAGACGCTGAAAGCACGCAAAAGGATAGCACTGATCGCACACGACCATAAAAAGGCCGAACTGATTGAGTGGGCTACCTACAACAAAACAGTATTAAGCCGCCATGAACTATATGCTACCGGCACCACCGGCAAGCTGATAGAAGAGGCGCTGGACGTTTCTGTCAGGAAGCTGCTGAGCGGCCCTCTCGGCGGCGACCAGCAGATAGGCGCGCTGGTAGCGGAAGGAGCTCTCGATGTGATCATCTTCTTCTGGGACCCCATGGAAGCCCTGCCACACGATCCGGATATCAAGGCACTGCTGCGCCTGGGCGTAGTATGGAATATCCCCGTGGCCTGCAACCGCGCATCTGCCGACTTCCTTCTCACATCTCCGTTGATGCATCAGGACTATGAAGTAATCCTTCCGGATTATTCTCAGTACATGCAGCGGAAAATCTAA
- a CDS encoding glycoside hydrolase family 10 protein: MLKQLLAGVALCVGLAQQASAQLPPKREMRGVWIATVENIDWPSRRGLPTEQQKQEFIDLLNQMQRNGMNAVVAQIRPVTDAFYASPYEPWSEYLTGTQGQAPNPYYDPLQFMIEETHKRGMEFHAWFNPYRAVFNVSRNSVAANHITRLKPQWFLTYDNKKYFDPGIPEVRTYVTMIVRDVVKRYDIDAVHFDDYFYPYRVPGKEFPDYVSYRLYGNGVMKDDWRRANVDAIIEMLSAAIKAEKPWVKFGISPFGVWRDRSKDPEGSYTHGGMTNYDDLYADILKWLKKGWIDYAAPQLYWERGHRLADYEVLLNWWSQHGYGRNIFIGHGVYRIGSSAAWKNPDELPRQIEEVRTLNTIQGSIFYSAKSFRGNPLGIEDSLRNHFYKYPALRPLMPWLPNTTPYPPYFIDAFERPGGLEIHWSDDDTSGRTKQYVLYRFEQNEPINVSDPTKILAILPQSSDPEYKDLTYVKGKLYTYVVTALDRLQNESPLSEPLRMQIQNGKTAFVFEP; this comes from the coding sequence ATGTTGAAGCAATTATTAGCCGGCGTAGCCTTGTGTGTAGGCTTGGCGCAACAGGCATCGGCACAGTTACCCCCCAAAAGGGAAATGAGAGGGGTGTGGATCGCCACAGTGGAGAATATTGACTGGCCTTCCAGACGGGGCCTACCCACAGAGCAGCAGAAACAGGAATTCATTGATTTGCTAAATCAGATGCAGCGCAATGGCATGAATGCCGTGGTTGCACAGATACGTCCGGTAACAGACGCATTTTATGCATCCCCATACGAGCCCTGGTCTGAATACCTCACCGGCACTCAGGGACAGGCACCCAACCCATATTATGATCCTCTTCAGTTTATGATTGAAGAAACGCATAAACGCGGTATGGAGTTTCATGCCTGGTTCAACCCCTACAGGGCCGTGTTTAATGTGAGCCGCAACAGTGTGGCCGCCAACCATATCACCCGCCTGAAGCCACAGTGGTTTCTGACTTACGATAACAAAAAGTACTTCGATCCGGGTATCCCAGAGGTAAGGACCTATGTTACCATGATCGTGCGTGATGTGGTAAAACGTTATGATATAGATGCCGTCCACTTTGATGACTACTTTTATCCATACCGGGTGCCGGGCAAGGAGTTCCCCGATTATGTTTCCTACCGCCTGTATGGTAATGGTGTGATGAAAGACGACTGGCGCAGAGCCAACGTAGACGCCATCATTGAGATGCTGAGTGCAGCCATCAAGGCCGAAAAGCCCTGGGTGAAATTCGGGATCAGTCCCTTCGGCGTATGGCGTGATCGCAGCAAAGACCCTGAAGGCTCCTACACACATGGAGGCATGACCAATTATGATGATCTTTATGCAGATATATTAAAATGGCTGAAAAAAGGCTGGATAGACTATGCTGCCCCTCAATTGTACTGGGAACGTGGTCACCGCCTCGCCGATTATGAAGTGTTGCTCAACTGGTGGAGCCAGCACGGATACGGCCGGAATATATTTATCGGTCATGGCGTATACCGGATAGGCAGCAGTGCCGCCTGGAAAAATCCGGACGAACTGCCCAGACAGATCGAAGAAGTCCGTACCCTCAACACCATTCAGGGTAGCATCTTCTACAGTGCCAAGTCTTTCAGAGGTAATCCCCTCGGTATAGAAGACTCCCTGCGCAACCATTTCTATAAATACCCGGCGCTGCGCCCGCTGATGCCCTGGCTGCCCAACACCACACCATACCCTCCTTATTTTATAGATGCCTTTGAACGGCCGGGGGGACTGGAAATACACTGGTCAGATGACGATACTAGCGGCCGCACCAAACAATACGTACTGTATCGTTTTGAGCAAAACGAACCTATTAACGTCAGCGACCCTACGAAAATACTGGCCATCCTGCCGCAGTCTTCTGATCCGGAATACAAAGACCTGACGTATGTAAAAGGTAAACTCTACACCTATGTAGTAACAGCACTCGACAGGCTTCAGAACGAAAGTCCGCTCAGCGAACCACTCAGGATGCAGATCCAGAACGGAAAGACGGCATTTGTCTTTGAACCATAA
- the gltB gene encoding glutamate synthase large subunit, with amino-acid sequence MDEVKQTQGLYRPEFEHDACGTGFTAHIKGRKSHHIIRDALTMLENMEHRGACGCEQNTGDGAGILFQVPHEFLYDECLRLGISLPEFGKYGVGMIFFPKEPRWREECREILQRSAEKLGLEILGYRKVPVRPDGIGESALSVEPEIEQVFIACPYHISDPEAFERKLFVLRNYVSKTVRNTIPKEKALFYIASLSYKTIVYKGQLTTYQVRHYYTDLSDEKMVSAFALIHSRFATNTFPSWRLAHPYRYIAHNGEINTLKGNLNWLRSGERDFVSKYFTPEEMDMLLPIVEEGQSDSASLDNVIELLTMTGRSLPHVMMMLIPEAWDGNEDMAAEKKAFYEYHASLMEPWDGPASISFTDGKIIGATLDRNGLRPSRFVVTKDDRVIMASEAGVLPIDPKNVKQKGRLQPGKMFIVDMDQGRIIGDEELKQQICSQQPYGEWLNKYKIRLEELPEPRVTFSHLEHDQIFKYQRAFGYSTEDLEHIISPMAIDGKEPIGSMGTDTPLAALSNQPQHLANYFKQLFAQVTNPPIDPIRERLVMSLATFVGGNGNLLDEDPLHCHSLALRHPILNNYELEKIRSIDTGLFQAKTLHTYFKADGKPGSLEKGLARLCRYAVDAVEDGFEVIILSDRAIDSEHAAIPSLLAASAVHHHLIRKGIRGSVGLIVEAGDVWEVHHFACLLGFGATAVNPYLALSTIRDLKLSNKLDTSCDVDKLKKNYIKAICDGLLKVFSKMGISTLQSYQGAQIFEILGINQQVVDKYFTGAVSRIQGLGLDEIARETLAKHWMGYGRKEKPVQRLTEGGVYQWKRKGEFHLFNPTTIHLLQYSTRMGDYSIFKKYSKAVNDQSEKACTLRSLFSFRRNRSSISIEEVEPASTILKRFATGAMSFGSISHEAHSTLAIAMNRIGAKSNTGEGGEDEIRYEQLPNGDSMRSAIKQVASARFGVTSYYLTNADELQIKMAQGAKPGEGGQLPGHKVDDWIAKVRHSTPGVGLISPPPHHDIYSIEDLAQLIYDLKNANRAARISVKLVSKAGVGTIAAGVAKAHADVVLVSGHDGGTGASPESSIKHAGLPWELGLAESHQTLVKNKLRSRVVLQTDGQLKTGRDIAIATLLGAEEWGVATAALVVEGCIMMRKCHLNTCPVGVATQDGELRKRFSGDPQHVVNLFNFLVEELREIMADLGFRTINEMVGQVDCLQMREGITHWKTQKLDLSPILYKEPAAPETGLYKQEEQDHGISEVLDWQLLKAAQPALDKKTRVYQQYTVKNTDRTVGTILSNEVSKRYKSEGLPEDTLHFKFTGSAGQSFGAFTTKGITMELEGEANDYFGKGLSGSKLILYPHGEAGFKAEENIIAGNVCFYGATSGEAYIRGKAGERFCVRNSGATIVAEGVGDHGCEYMTGGKAVILGETGRNFGAGMSGGIAYVYDVNGSFANHCNRDMIDLDPLDQDDVAALHDLITKHHAYTNSTVAKFILKDWENQLRHFVKVFPKEYKAVLKAGVAQAQKINR; translated from the coding sequence ATGGATGAAGTGAAGCAAACGCAAGGTTTATACCGTCCGGAATTTGAACATGACGCCTGCGGAACAGGTTTTACGGCTCACATCAAAGGGCGTAAATCCCACCATATTATACGTGATGCCCTCACCATGCTGGAAAACATGGAACACCGCGGAGCCTGCGGTTGTGAGCAAAACACAGGAGATGGTGCAGGAATTCTGTTCCAGGTACCTCATGAATTTTTGTATGATGAATGCCTGCGATTAGGCATCAGCTTACCCGAATTTGGTAAGTATGGCGTAGGCATGATCTTTTTCCCGAAAGAACCGCGCTGGCGCGAAGAATGCAGGGAAATACTGCAACGCAGTGCTGAAAAGCTGGGCCTGGAGATACTGGGCTACCGTAAAGTACCCGTTCGCCCTGATGGCATCGGTGAATCCGCCCTGTCTGTAGAGCCGGAAATAGAACAGGTATTTATTGCCTGTCCTTATCATATCAGCGATCCGGAAGCATTCGAGCGTAAGCTGTTCGTACTCCGCAACTACGTCTCCAAAACCGTACGTAATACTATTCCAAAGGAAAAAGCGCTGTTCTACATCGCCTCCCTTTCCTATAAAACAATCGTATATAAAGGTCAGCTGACGACCTATCAGGTACGCCATTATTATACTGACCTGAGCGATGAGAAGATGGTATCCGCCTTTGCCCTCATCCACTCCCGTTTTGCGACCAATACCTTCCCCAGCTGGCGGTTGGCCCACCCTTACCGCTATATCGCCCACAACGGGGAAATCAATACACTCAAAGGAAACCTCAACTGGCTCCGTTCCGGTGAGCGTGACTTTGTATCCAAATATTTCACGCCGGAGGAAATGGACATGCTACTGCCCATCGTAGAAGAAGGACAGTCAGACTCCGCCAGCCTCGACAACGTTATAGAGCTGCTGACCATGACAGGCCGCTCCCTGCCTCATGTAATGATGATGCTCATCCCGGAAGCATGGGATGGCAACGAAGACATGGCTGCAGAAAAGAAAGCATTTTACGAATACCACGCCTCCCTCATGGAGCCCTGGGATGGACCGGCATCCATCTCCTTCACCGATGGTAAAATCATCGGTGCCACCCTGGACCGTAACGGTTTACGCCCCAGCCGCTTTGTGGTGACCAAAGATGATCGCGTGATCATGGCCTCAGAAGCCGGCGTATTGCCTATCGATCCAAAGAATGTTAAACAGAAAGGCCGCCTGCAACCCGGTAAAATGTTTATCGTAGACATGGACCAGGGCCGCATTATCGGCGACGAAGAGCTCAAACAACAGATCTGTTCCCAGCAGCCTTACGGCGAATGGCTCAACAAATACAAGATCCGCCTGGAAGAGCTGCCAGAGCCAAGGGTTACCTTCAGCCACCTCGAACACGATCAGATATTCAAATACCAGCGCGCTTTTGGCTACAGCACAGAAGACCTGGAGCATATCATCTCACCCATGGCCATCGACGGCAAAGAGCCTATAGGCTCCATGGGCACCGATACACCGCTGGCAGCACTGAGCAACCAGCCGCAACATCTGGCCAACTATTTCAAACAGCTATTTGCCCAGGTAACCAACCCACCCATCGATCCCATCCGGGAACGACTGGTGATGTCACTCGCCACCTTCGTAGGCGGCAATGGCAACCTGCTTGATGAAGATCCGCTGCACTGTCATAGCCTGGCACTGCGCCATCCTATCCTCAACAACTACGAGCTGGAGAAGATTCGCAGTATTGACACCGGTCTGTTTCAGGCTAAAACACTGCATACCTACTTCAAGGCCGACGGCAAACCCGGCTCCCTTGAAAAAGGCCTGGCACGTCTCTGTCGCTACGCTGTAGATGCAGTGGAAGATGGCTTTGAAGTGATCATCCTCTCAGACCGCGCAATCGACTCTGAACACGCTGCCATTCCTTCTCTGCTGGCTGCTTCCGCTGTACACCACCACCTGATCCGCAAAGGTATCCGTGGCTCGGTAGGTCTCATCGTGGAAGCCGGCGATGTATGGGAAGTACACCACTTCGCCTGCCTGCTCGGTTTCGGCGCCACCGCTGTAAATCCTTATCTGGCCCTCAGCACCATCCGCGACCTGAAGCTGTCCAACAAACTGGACACCTCCTGCGATGTGGACAAACTGAAGAAAAACTATATCAAAGCCATCTGCGACGGCCTCCTGAAAGTATTCTCCAAAATGGGCATCTCCACCCTGCAATCTTATCAGGGTGCACAGATCTTCGAAATACTGGGCATCAACCAGCAGGTGGTAGACAAATACTTCACCGGCGCGGTATCCCGTATACAAGGCCTCGGCCTCGACGAAATCGCCCGTGAAACACTGGCTAAACACTGGATGGGCTACGGCCGCAAGGAAAAACCGGTACAACGGCTTACAGAAGGCGGCGTATACCAATGGAAACGCAAAGGGGAGTTTCACCTCTTTAATCCTACTACCATACACCTGCTGCAGTATTCTACCCGTATGGGCGACTACAGCATCTTTAAAAAATACTCCAAGGCCGTTAATGACCAGAGCGAAAAAGCCTGCACACTTCGTAGTCTGTTTTCGTTCAGGCGTAACCGTTCTTCCATCTCCATCGAGGAGGTAGAACCAGCCAGCACCATCCTGAAACGTTTCGCTACAGGAGCTATGAGCTTTGGTTCTATCTCACACGAAGCCCACTCCACCCTGGCCATTGCCATGAACCGTATTGGTGCCAAAAGCAATACCGGTGAAGGGGGAGAAGATGAAATACGCTACGAGCAACTGCCCAACGGCGACTCTATGCGTTCTGCTATCAAACAGGTAGCCAGCGCCCGTTTTGGCGTAACCAGCTACTACCTGACCAATGCCGACGAACTACAGATTAAAATGGCCCAGGGCGCAAAACCCGGTGAGGGCGGACAGCTGCCCGGCCATAAAGTGGACGACTGGATTGCGAAAGTGAGACACTCCACACCAGGTGTAGGTCTTATCTCGCCACCACCACACCACGATATTTATTCTATCGAGGACCTGGCACAGCTCATCTATGACCTGAAAAATGCCAACCGTGCCGCCCGTATCAGCGTAAAACTGGTATCCAAAGCCGGTGTAGGCACCATCGCTGCCGGCGTGGCCAAAGCACATGCCGACGTAGTACTGGTATCCGGTCATGATGGCGGTACCGGCGCCTCTCCGGAAAGCTCTATCAAACATGCCGGCCTCCCTTGGGAACTGGGCCTCGCAGAATCTCACCAGACGCTGGTGAAAAACAAACTGCGGAGCAGGGTAGTGCTGCAAACAGACGGTCAGCTGAAAACAGGCCGCGATATCGCTATCGCCACCCTGCTTGGCGCCGAAGAATGGGGCGTAGCCACTGCTGCTCTTGTAGTAGAAGGCTGTATCATGATGCGTAAATGCCATCTCAATACCTGCCCTGTAGGTGTAGCCACACAGGATGGAGAGCTGCGCAAACGCTTCTCCGGCGATCCTCAGCACGTGGTAAACCTCTTCAACTTCCTGGTGGAAGAACTGCGCGAAATCATGGCTGATCTGGGCTTCCGTACCATCAACGAAATGGTAGGCCAGGTAGATTGCCTGCAAATGCGCGAGGGCATCACCCACTGGAAAACACAGAAACTGGACCTCTCGCCCATACTCTACAAAGAACCAGCCGCTCCTGAAACAGGCCTGTACAAACAGGAAGAACAGGATCATGGTATCAGCGAAGTGCTGGACTGGCAGCTGCTCAAAGCAGCCCAGCCTGCCCTGGATAAAAAAACAAGAGTATATCAACAGTATACCGTTAAAAATACAGACCGCACAGTAGGGACCATTCTTTCCAACGAAGTGTCTAAGCGATACAAAAGCGAAGGCCTGCCGGAAGATACCCTGCACTTCAAATTCACAGGCTCCGCGGGGCAGAGCTTCGGCGCCTTCACTACCAAGGGCATCACCATGGAACTAGAAGGAGAAGCCAATGACTATTTCGGTAAAGGACTGTCTGGCTCCAAACTGATTCTCTATCCTCACGGAGAAGCTGGTTTCAAAGCCGAAGAAAATATCATTGCGGGCAACGTATGTTTCTACGGCGCCACCTCCGGTGAAGCCTATATCCGCGGGAAAGCCGGCGAACGCTTCTGCGTACGCAACTCCGGAGCTACCATCGTGGCAGAAGGAGTAGGCGACCACGGTTGCGAATATATGACCGGCGGGAAAGCCGTGATCCTTGGTGAAACAGGTCGCAACTTCGGCGCAGGTATGAGCGGCGGTATCGCTTATGTGTACGATGTTAATGGTTCCTTCGCCAACCACTGCAACCGCGACATGATTGATCTTGATCCGCTGGACCAGGATGATGTGGCCGCCCTGCACGACCTGATCACTAAACATCACGCCTACACGAACAGCACCGTGGCTAAATTCATATTAAAAGACTGGGAAAACCAGCTGCGCCACTTCGTGAAAGTATTCCCTAAAGAATACAAGGCTGTACTGAAAGCTGGTGTAGCTCAGGCACAGAAGATAAACCGTTAA